The Naumovozyma dairenensis CBS 421 chromosome 2, complete genome genome segment ATTGCCTTACCATGTTCCACATCTTCAATGATCCATTGGAAACCACCTTCTGTAAATTCTTCTAAATTCGATCTAGCTAATGGATGACGTAATAATTGTTTAGAGAAGAAAAGTGCTAGAGGTTTACGGAATTGACGATGTTGTTGTCTTCTTATAATATGGAATAAGTTAGCTGGAGTTGTTGGGTATACAACTTGGAAGTTACAATCTTGATGTTGcctttgtaatttttcctcAGATGGGAAATATCTTGGATCTTCATTAGCTAATTGTAAAAATCTTTCTAATCGACCTGATGAATGTTCTGGACCTTGACCATCATAACCATGTGGTAAAGATAAGATTAACCCGGATCTTTGTTTCCATTTTTGTTCGCCACCAGCAATAAATTGATCAATGATCACTTGAGCAGTGTTGGCAAAATCACCAAATTGGGCTTCCCACATTACTAAATATTCTGGAGAAGTCAAGGAATAACCATATTCAAATCCCATAACACCATATTCGGATAAGGATGAATTACAAATTGAGAAGTCTGCTTGTTTTTCACTTAAATGTTTTAATGGGATATAGGTATCTTCGGAATTTTGATCATGTAAAACTGCATGACGTTGAGAAAATGTACCTCTTTCAACATCTTCACCGGAGACTCTAACGTTATGTCCCTCCAAAGTTAAAGTTGCAAAAGCCAAGGCTTCACCAGTAGACCAATCAATACCTTCACCTTCACTAATCGATTTACCTCTGTTTGTTAAAAttctttttaaatttttatgTACTTCGAATTTTTCAGGCCATGTTGATATTACTTTACcaatattttgtaaagttTCAGCTGGAACCTTAGTTGGATTATGTGGTAAAATCTCTGTTGCCAATTCCTTTGGTGACTTAAAGTCTTCCCAAGCAGCCGTTAACCATTCTCTTTGAGACGGAACATAGTCTTTACTCTTCTCAAATGCTTCTTCAAAAAGACTCCAAACCCATTTCTTATGTTCATCGATATCCTTCTGTGTGAAAGATCCTTCATTTAACAATTTTGCAGTATATACATCAATAACTGATTTTTGCTTAGCGATTCTCTTATACATTAATGGTTGGGTGAAAGAAGGCTGATCAGTTTCATTATGACCATGTTTTCTCCAACCCACAACATCGATGATAGCGTCAGTATGGAAGGTATTTCTCCATTCAGCAGCTAAgttgaaaataaatgtaACAGCTTCAATATCGTTTGCATTACAATGGAAAATTGGTGCATCAATAGCCTTAGCTAAATCTGAGGGATATGGTGTAGATCTTGCAAATCTTGGATCTGTTGTGAACCCGATTTGATTATTGGTAATAATATGGATGGTACCACCTGTAGAATATTCTGGTAATGTTAAGAATCCCATTGTTTCATAAACAACACCTTGACCTGCAAATGCAGCATCACCATGTAATAAGACACCTAATGCCttagttttattttctaaatcaCCTTTAGCATGTAATAATGCTCTTGTTCTACCTAATACAACCGGATCTTGTGCTTCTAAATGAGATGGATTAGCGACTAATGATAAGTTCACATATTTACCAGAAGTTGTTGGTCTTTGATAATTCATACCCAAATGATATTTAACATCACCGGACCCTTCAATGTCATCTCTTGTACTTGTACCAGTAAACTCTGAAAAGATAGATTCATTAGGTTTACGAACCACATTAGATAAGACATTCAATCTACCACGATGAGCCATACCTAAGACTACATCTTCGACACCCATTTCCACGGAACGATCAATCAAAGTCTTAATACCAGGCACCACAGCCTCTAAACCTTCTAAACCAAATCTTTTCTCATTGGGGAATTTAGTAGATAAGAAAGTCTCAAAAGAAGTTGCCCAAGTCAACCTATCTAAAATTTGTCTCTTTTGATCTACACTATATTTATAAGGATTTggaatttcaattctttccCTTAACCATTCGCATTTCTCCTTTGATGGAATATGAGTATATTGGATCCCATACGAGGAACAATacaatttttccaaatgttcaataatttcaccTAATGGCATCTTAGTGGGTTGACCATCTTTCCTAGCGAATCTAGGTAATATTCCTGGTCCCAAATTAATCTCTGTCttcaaatcattttcattgaatCCGTAATATTCCAAAGTTAATTCTTTAGGGATATGTTTAGAGGAGCTATCACCAAATGATAATCCCAATGGATCAATATGAGCTTTCAAATGACCTCTAACTTGATATGCTCTGCATAGTAATTGTACCTTTAGATGTAAGCTAACGTTTGCGTCCACATTACTTGCTACAGATCCTAATGGAGATTGTGGAGAAGATTGAGGAGTTCCAATTATGATTGGAGGAGCTTGGAATGCATTTGAAGCTGgagttttcaaattacccatatttttgaaatatgcATCCCAAGAGACGTGGACTGAGGTGGGATCCTTTTGCCATGCTAAATACATTTCATCTATGTAAGAGGAGTTGGAAGTGGAAAGGAATGTATCTGTTCCAGTTGTAATATACCTTTGAGAAGAGTGAGTTAGTTTGTTGGAACATTGCTTGAGAAGAGCAATATTCACTAATGATCGTGAGCCTTTCCTATATACCGGATTTGTTATAGCTCTtaacatttttttgtttggttgttattgttagttttttcttggatttttaattataatCACTTGCACTTAAAactattgaataaaaatatgaattagaaacagTGTATATCGTGATTAGTACAATAGTTTTTATCTGAATGGTTGAAATCGATATATGGATTAACCGACTGAAGTTCTTATTATCCGACCACGGTCgtaatttttattttattttattatcttaAAGTATCTAAAAGTAGAATGATATATTCCATATGTGGAAGAATAACTGAGCTTGCTGGATATATTCGAGAATATTACAACTTTTTTTGCCATCTAAGCTCTTAGGTGCTTTCCAATCTTCACTTGGATACTTTTACATAGTCCCTTAAGCCGGTATATGTTATGTATGCAACTCCGGCTTCTCGCCTTTTCAAAACTTCCAACGAATGAACTTCGCTTATTCCCTTTTCTGAAACCTTAAGGGCGCTTCAGCGCCTCACAATCATCCGCTCCCATTACATAAATGTTTAATTGTCTGTTTTGTTTGAGCTGAATGTCTCTCTCCCACCGCTTCCCATTAGCtaattatttcattgatcaatcaatcaatcaatcaatcgGATTATCGAGGGGGAGAAAATCTGATTACACACGTAAGACACACATACGTACGGCAAGGCCAGCTGCTTTACATCCTTTTACCAAATGATTATTGGATGAGGACATCCACTTTTCCCACTAGACATAAAAACCGAGAAAAGGGTTACCCTCTGTGTGCAGGGTAGGAGCATCTTTGATTGTTGCTGGGGCGTGGTTATATGAGTGTAAAACAGTCAAAAAATGGTATTTTAGGTTGAGTTCATTGGATGATATATCAacataaataaataaataaataagcTTGAGGTTTGCATAGAAGGATATTTGTaggaaatatatatatatatatatatgtatcAGCAATAGCCTATGTTCTGATTAGGTTATATCGGAAGCTTTTAGCACATTAAACCGCGATAAAAAGTCATGTGAcccaaaataaaatgacataaaaaaataaaaaaatgactTTCCTTACTATTTTCAACGAAATGAAAGACGTCCAACGAAAGGAAGACGTATTAGATACAGATCACTCACATTAGCTGCTGATGAGAATGCTGAAGCATTCAACTCAAATGGGGACGTATTAGCAATGGAAGGTATATCGGCGGAGCCTGAAAATGGGGGTTCAGGAAAAGTTTATTCTGGCAGCTAATTTGGAAGGATGTTAAATTCACTATCATGTTTACGAGATTCCCTCTTTTCAACACCTTTATAATTGAATGGAATTGTTCAACAGGATTTGTAGTAAATATTTCCCAATGAGGGCAGTCACGTTTCAATCTGGAAAAGGATCGTGGATTTTCAGTGAGTTTCTTGAAAGTCGAATTACCGGAATTCCTTTTACTTTCtggaaatttttttatcaattcGTTGATAGATTCCTCATATACTTGCGGATCAAGTGTGTGGGTTGCTGCCTGGAATGCCTCTATCACTCTCCCCTTTGCGTTCCTGATTAAATTCTTAGACAAATGAGTGACACAAGTAAGTTCCTCTTTGCCATACTCTTCTCTGATTGCAGATTCGAGTCCTTTACCTTGGTCACACATGAAATTAGCAGCAGACCAGTCTAAATCAACGttccttttcaatgattGGATGGTAATACGGCAAGCCTTTGTAGTTTCATGTGAGGTAGTGAACAAATGAGCTAAAGGAATTGACCTGTAATCGGTTGTCATACCGACAATGTTAATCAGGGTCCTAAAATGGCCTCGTAAAAATGTACCATcgattaaaaaaataccaGCAAACTCATTTCTAAGATTTGGGTTCAGTAGCTTGGTCGCAATAAACAAGCTATCAGgttcaatattattgaagatatatttCAACGAATCCCTGATATACTTATCCATTGCAACACTATTTACATCAGGTGTCACGCTAACCGTCGTCATTTTAACAGCTGGAAATAAACCTTGTCTTGAAAAGCATTGTTTCATTACGTTAAAAGAACCATTTCCTGTCATAAGATGCTCTCTGTTATTGTCTTTTAATACATCCTCCAGTTCTTCAGATAGCCCCTCATCTACCACCTCCCCATCCTGTCTTTCTTCGTCTATgtctttatcttcttcttctactCGAATAATCATACCTTCTACATTAGGATAATCAATATTACCAAAAACcctcttttcttcatctacCGTGGAAAACATTCCTATCGAAATAAGGTCTCCATATAACACCAACAAACTAGAAATTGAAGCGACCATAGTATAGGAAGAATACTCTAAAGTTCGATTTCCAGCACCGA includes the following:
- the KGD1 gene encoding alpha-ketoglutarate dehydrogenase KGD1 (similar to Saccharomyces cerevisiae KGD1 (YIL125W); ancestral locus Anc_2.237) — translated: MLRAITNPVYRKGSRSLVNIALLKQCSNKLTHSSQRYITTGTDTFLSTSNSSYIDEMYLAWQKDPTSVHVSWDAYFKNMGNLKTPASNAFQAPPIIIGTPQSSPQSPLGSVASNVDANVSLHLKVQLLCRAYQVRGHLKAHIDPLGLSFGDSSSKHIPKELTLEYYGFNENDLKTEINLGPGILPRFARKDGQPTKMPLGEIIEHLEKLYCSSYGIQYTHIPSKEKCEWLRERIEIPNPYKYSVDQKRQILDRLTWATSFETFLSTKFPNEKRFGLEGLEAVVPGIKTLIDRSVEMGVEDVVLGMAHRGRLNVLSNVVRKPNESIFSEFTGTSTRDDIEGSGDVKYHLGMNYQRPTTSGKYVNLSLVANPSHLEAQDPVVLGRTRALLHAKGDLENKTKALGVLLHGDAAFAGQGVVYETMGFLTLPEYSTGGTIHIITNNQIGFTTDPRFARSTPYPSDLAKAIDAPIFHCNANDIEAVTFIFNLAAEWRNTFHTDAIIDVVGWRKHGHNETDQPSFTQPLMYKRIAKQKSVIDVYTAKLLNEGSFTQKDIDEHKKWVWSLFEEAFEKSKDYVPSQREWLTAAWEDFKSPKELATEILPHNPTKVPAETLQNIGKVISTWPEKFEVHKNLKRILTNRGKSISEGEGIDWSTGEALAFATLTLEGHNVRVSGEDVERGTFSQRHAVLHDQNSEDTYIPLKHLSEKQADFSICNSSLSEYGVMGFEYGYSLTSPEYLVMWEAQFGDFANTAQVIIDQFIAGGEQKWKQRSGLILSLPHGYDGQGPEHSSGRLERFLQLANEDPRYFPSEEKLQRQHQDCNFQVVYPTTPANLFHIIRRQQHRQFRKPLALFFSKQLLRHPLARSNLEEFTEGGFQWIIEDVEHGKAIGTKEETKRLVLLSGQVYTALHKKRETLGDKTTALMKIEELHPFPFAQLRDAINSYPNLEEIVWCQEEPLNMGSWSFVSPRLKTTLNETTYKDFTVRYCGRNPSGAVAAGSKALHAAEEEAFLKDVFQQ
- the NDAI0B03820 gene encoding uncharacterized protein gives rise to the protein MAKLCNKGKKYTVLEINDTLAKIKQINELFGSDSRQLNVVFYVEKFRRLRINRVMEALVTTSRPLSQIFIRSTNTRGIEENIKGLVSKLISEFFNISENFDRIEQKRVELAEILGKNILSKNEMVDKHNRFLSNAIKTALQNSGLGAGNRTLEYSSYTMVASISSLLVLYGDLISIGMFSTVDEEKRVFGNIDYPNVEGMIIRVEEEDKDIDEERQDGEVVDEGLSEELEDVLKDNNREHLMTGNGSFNVMKQCFSRQGLFPAVKMTTVSVTPDVNSVAMDKYIRDSLKYIFNNIEPDSLFIATKLLNPNLRNEFAGIFLIDGTFLRGHFRTLINIVGMTTDYRSIPLAHLFTTSHETTKACRITIQSLKRNVDLDWSAANFMCDQGKGLESAIREEYGKEELTCVTHLSKNLIRNAKGRVIEAFQAATHTLDPQVYEESINELIKKFPESKRNSGNSTFKKLTENPRSFSRLKRDCPHWEIFTTNPVEQFHSIIKVLKRGNLVNMIVNLTSFQISCQNKLFLNPHFQAPPIYLPLLIRPHLS